In the genome of Streptomyces sp. Q6, the window GAGCGACCGCTTCCGTCGCGCCGAACGTCAGGGCCGCCTCGCGCCGCGACGCCACCGGGTCGACGGCCACGATCTGTGCCGCGCCCTTGAGGCGGGCGCCCTGGATCGCGGAGATGCCGACGCCGCCGCAGCCGATGACGGCGACCGACGAACCGGCTGCCACGTCGGCGGTGTTGATGGCCGCGCCGAGGCCGGTCGTGACGCCGCAGCCGATGAGCGCGGCGATGTCGAAGGGCACGTCGTCCGGGATCGGTACGGCGCAGCCCGCGTCGACGACGACCTCCTCGGTGAAGGTCCCCGTCCCCGCGAAGCCGAACACGTCGCCGCCGGGGCGCTTGAAGTTGGGGGTGCCCGCGTTCATGAACCCGGCGAGACACAGTTGGGTCTGGCCGCGCTTGCAGGCGGGACAGGCGCCGCACGCCGGGAGCCAGCAGACGAGCACGCGCTGACCGACCGTCAGACCGCTGACATTGTCGCCGACTTCGATGATCTCGCCCGCGCCCTCGTGGCCGGGGATGAAGGGCGCCGGCTGCGGCAGGACCCCGTTCATCGCGGAGACGTCGGAGTGGCACAGGCCGGTCGCGCGGACCCGGATCCGGACCTTCCCCGGGCCGAAGCCGATCGCCTCGACGTCGTCGAGGACCTCGAGTTTGTCCTGGCCTATCTCGTGCAGTACGGCTGCTCGCATGGCGTGCGGCTCCTTTGCGTGGACGGATGCGGAGGCGGTTCCGTGGAGGGGCCCCTGAAGGTGTCCGGGAACATGTCCGGGAACATGTCCGGGCAGGTCACGTGTGGGTGATGACGGTGTCCGCGAGGACCGGCGCCTCGTCGCGCTCCACGGCCGCCACCGTCACCTGCACCCGCCCCGGCTCCCGCCACATCCGCACCCGCAGCGTCTCGCCGGGGAACACGATGCCCGCGAAGCGCGTGCTGTAGCGGGTGACGCGGGACACGTCACCGTCGAGGACCGTGTCGACGACTGCCTTGAGCGTCACCCCGTACGAGCACAGGCCGTGCAGGATCGGGCGGTCGAACCCGGCGAGCTTGGCGAACTCGGGGTCGGCGTGCAGCGGGTTCCAGTCGCCGGAGAGGCGGTAGAGCAGGGCCTGGTCCTCGCGAAGGGGGCGGTCGACCGTGCTGTCGGGCTCGCGCGAGGGGACCTCAAGACGCTCGGACGGTCCGCGTTCGCCGCCGAATCCGCCTTCACCGCGTACGAAGATCTGCGCGTCGGCGGTCCACAACGGGCCGTCGTCGTCGGCGACTTCGGTGCGCAGCACGAGGACGGCGGCCTTCGTCTTG includes:
- a CDS encoding Zn-dependent alcohol dehydrogenase; the encoded protein is MRAAVLHEIGQDKLEVLDDVEAIGFGPGKVRIRVRATGLCHSDVSAMNGVLPQPAPFIPGHEGAGEIIEVGDNVSGLTVGQRVLVCWLPACGACPACKRGQTQLCLAGFMNAGTPNFKRPGGDVFGFAGTGTFTEEVVVDAGCAVPIPDDVPFDIAALIGCGVTTGLGAAINTADVAAGSSVAVIGCGGVGISAIQGARLKGAAQIVAVDPVASRREAALTFGATEAVAPDGLADAKQRITAGEGFDYVFEVVGKSVTARTAYENTRRGGTLVVVGAGAMDDNLQLNMFELFFDEKRILPSMYGGGDVLTSYERTIALWRAGRIDLESLITHRVPLAEINEALDQMRTGSALRTCIEI
- a CDS encoding MaoC/PaaZ C-terminal domain-containing protein; translation: MPIDAAKAVAAEPRSAEITWGHKDIQLYHLGLGAGLPATDPDELRYTLESKLHVLPSFATVAGAGLGVVGGLSAPGVEVDLAHVLHGGQTIELHRPIPVEGRATTTSRVAAVYDKTKAAVLVLRTEVADDDGPLWTADAQIFVRGEGGFGGERGPSERLEVPSREPDSTVDRPLREDQALLYRLSGDWNPLHADPEFAKLAGFDRPILHGLCSYGVTLKAVVDTVLDGDVSRVTRYSTRFAGIVFPGETLRVRMWREPGRVQVTVAAVERDEAPVLADTVITHT